A genomic window from Lotus japonicus ecotype B-129 chromosome 1, LjGifu_v1.2 includes:
- the LOC130734248 gene encoding protein FAR1-RELATED SEQUENCE 5-like, with the protein MSSHTQESRSNTLIDDAALGSSALQGPQHVVGVMVEGGEGDVHVFVDEEQGTDDVQESGEEGEEQGTDYDEEDEKESENGVEEQNVDVEPPTEIAINGLEDLGMVNFKELSVNNIVTYHFPDREVAYLFYSWYARMHGFVARKAKVLKNNHGDVIQQRFVCFREGKRIEKAEPEVDAHAGEKRKRFPKKATRCECKAYCQVHVHKDNKRWHVRSVCDDHNHVLVEENLIGLAPTHRRMNEANITQLNCFRKSGITTPQAYGVFANQMGGYQNVPFGPRQMYNEKFKKKKVEVCDARGVLGFLRNLKEKDPDLMWKHTFNEEGRLDKLFWSDGISRDNYLLFGDVLAFDATYKKNKYKRPLVIFSGANHHNQTIIFAAALVSNEKEETYVWLLQNLLDAMRGKEPVSVITDGDPAMKNAIKSVFPNAHHRLCAWHLLRNAVSNVAEPKFVQMFSRCMLWDLEIVEFEDRWAQMVIECGCEDNVWVHDLYERRMMWAAAYMRGEFFAGFRTTSRVEGLHAQVGKFVDSWNNLTDFMHNFFRYMSYQRQRELEADFASMHGDHVPQTQLKRLEKSASNHYTNNIFRLVSKGLHRCLMLKVSLFKETSTCIIYFVSRFLCLVGNGM; encoded by the exons ATGTCTTCCCATACCCAGGAGTCTAGGTCGAACACTCTGATAGATGATGCAGCACTTGGTTCCTCTGCGCTTCAG GGTCCTCAGCATGTTGTTGGAGTAATGGTTGAAGGAGGGGAAGGTGATGTACATGTCTTTGTTGATGAGGAACAAGGGACTGATGACGTTCAGGAAAgtggagaagaaggagaagagcaAGGGACTGactatgatgaagaagatgaaaaagagTCTGAAAATGGGgttgaagaacaaaatgttGATGTGGAGCCGCCAACTGAGATTGCTATCAATGGTTTAGAAGATTTGGGGATGGTAAATTTCAAAGAACTATCTGTCAATAACATAGTCACCTATCACTTTCCGGATCGTGAGGTTGCTTACTTGTTCTACAGTTGGTATGCTCGGATGCATGGATTTGTTGCGAGGAAGGCTAAGGTTCTAAAAAACAATCACGGAGATGTAATCCAACAGAGATTTGTTTGCTTCAGGGAGGGTAAAAGGATAGAGAAAGCTGAGCCAGAGGTTGATGCTCATGctggtgaaaagagaaagcgTTTTCCGAAAAAGGCCACAAGATGTGAGTGTAAGGCTTATTGTCAGGTCCATGTTCATAAGGATAACAAGCGTTGGCATGTTAGATCTGTTTGTGATGATCATAATCATGTACTTGTTGAAGAAAATTTGATTGGATTGGCACCTACTCATAGGAGAATGAATGAGGCCAACATTACTCAATTGAATTGCTTTAGGAAGTCAGGCATTACAACTCCACAGGCTTATGGTGTGTTTGCCAACCAGATGGGTGGATATCAAAATGTTCCATTTGGACCTAGACAAATGTacaatgaaaaatttaaaaagaagaaGGTGGAAGTATGTGATGCTAGAGGTGTGCTCGGTTTCTTACGTAATTTGAAGGAAAAGGATCCTGACTTGATGTGGAAACACACCTTTAATGAGGAAGGAAGGTTGGACAAGTTGTTTTGGAGTGATGGAATCAGCCGGGACaactatttgttgtttggggatGTGTTGGCATTTGATGCCACATACAAGAAAAACAAGTACAAGCGGCCACTTGTGATTTTCTCTGGAGCTAATCATCACAATCAGACAATTATCTTTGCTGCAGCTTTAGTTTCTAATGAGAAAGAGGAGACATATGTTTGGTTGCTTCAGAATTTGTTAGATGCAATGCGGGGGAAAGAACCGGTATCAGTGATCACAGATGGAGATCCAGCAATGAAAAATGCGATTAAAAGTGTGTTTCCAAATGCGCATCACAGGTTATGTGCTTGGCATCTTCTTCGGAATGCAGTTAGCAATGTTGCAGAACCAAAGTTTGTTCAAATGTTTTCAAGATGCATGCTATGGGATCTTGAAATTGTGGAGTTTGAGGACAGATGGGCTCAAATGGTTATTGAATGTGGGTGTGAAGACAATGTTTGGGTTCATGATTTGTATGAGCGGAGGATGATGTGGGCTGCTGCATATATGCGGGGTGAATTCTTTGCGGGCTTTCGTACAACCTCTCGGGTTGAGGGATTACATGCCCAAGTTGGGAAGTTTGTAGACTCATGGAACAATTTGACAGATTTTATGCACAACTTCTTTCGATATATGAGTTATCAGCGACAAAGGGAACTTGAAGCAGATTTTGCATCAATGCACGGTGACCATGTGCCGCAAACACAATTGAAGAGGCTTGAAAAATCAGCTTCCAACCATTACACGAACAACATTTTTAGGCTTGTCTCTAAGGGTCTTCACCGGTGTTTGATGCTAAAGGTTAGTCTTTTCAAGGAGACTTCAACTTGCATCATTTACTTTGTTTCAAGGTTTCTTTGTCTAGTAGGAAATGGAATGTGA
- the LOC130734249 gene encoding uncharacterized protein LOC130734249, producing MCIALFLWQAHPLYPFLLLNNRDEYHNRPTKPVEWWEGSDIVGGRDEIAKGTWLACSREGRIACLTNVLEVHTLPEAKTRGDLVVSFLKSKEHPKEFSESLKTKAHYYNGFNLIVADISSKSMVYITNRPKRQSMTIEEVSPGLHVLTNASLDSPWHKALRLEVGFKKQLAKYGVGDIPVKELIHKLMNDRTKAEESRLPHICSLDWEYDLSPIFVEVETPLGLYGTRSSAAVIVRWNGEVNFFEAYLDDGVWKEHVIDFHIQNLKLAKCM from the exons ATGTGTATAGCTTTGTTTCTTTGGCAAGCCCACCCACTCTacccttttcttcttttaaACAACAGAGACGAATACCACAATAG GCCAACGAAGCCAGTGGAATGGTGGGAAGGTAGTGATATAGTTGGAGGAAGAGACGAGATCGCAAAAGGGACATGGTTGGCTTGTTCAAGAGAGGGAAGAATCGCTTGTCTCACCAATGTTTTGGAGGTTCACACCCTCCCTGAGGCTAAAACCAGAGGAGACCTAGTTGTTTCATTTCTCAAG AGTAAAGAGCATCCCAAGGAATTTTCAGAAAGCCTAAAAACAAAGGCGCATTATTACAATGGGTTCAACTTGATCGTGGCTGATATTTCATCCAAATCAATGGTTTACATCACCAACAGGCCCAAAAGACAATCTATGACCATTGAAGAGGTTTCTCCCGGGCTACATGTTCTTACAAACGCAAGCCTAGACTCACCATGGCATAAG GCTCTGCGCCTTGAAGTCGGTTTTAAGAAACAGCTTGCAAAATATGGAGTTGGTGATATACCTGTGAAGGAGTTAATTCACAAGCTAATGAATGACAGAACTAAAGCTGAAGAAAGTCGTTTACCTCATATATGCTCTCTTGATTGGGAATACGATTTGAGCCCCATTTTTGTTGAAGTAGAAACACCGCTG GGTCTATATGGCACTAGAAGTAGTGCTGCTGTAATTGTAAGATGGAATGGGGAAGTAAATTTCTTTGAGGCATATCTTGATGATGGAGTGTGGAAGGAGCATGTCATTGATTTCCATATTCAGAATCTAAAGTTGGCAAAGTGCATGTGA
- the LOC130730842 gene encoding uncharacterized protein LOC130730842, which produces MGGGGLIRDMNGTYLVGFMSYACGVNPFLAEALALRQGVCIAWIRGFRQVLCEVDCAELAPVLEDGEGLRFHVERWILKDMLGRSWRVSLAWIHREGNDVADWLARGGSFAYV; this is translated from the coding sequence ATGGGAGGTGGTGGTTTGATTCGTGACATGAATGGAACTTATTTGGTGGGCTTCATGAGTTATGCTTGTGGGGTTAACCCATTCTTAGCAGAAGCTTTGGCACTACGTCAGGGTGTGTGTATAGCGTGGATTCGCGGTTTCAGGCAGGTGCTTTGTGAGGTAGATTGTGCTGAGCTAGCGCCAGTTCTTGAGGATGGTGAGGGCCTGAGATTCCATGTAGAGAGGTGGATTCTTAAAGACATGCTTGGTAGAAGTTGGAGGGTTAGCCTCGCTTGGATCCACAGGGAGGGGAATGATGTTGCAGATTGGCTTGCCAGAGGGGGCTCATTCGCCTATGTCTAG